One segment of Neoarius graeffei isolate fNeoGra1 chromosome 20, fNeoGra1.pri, whole genome shotgun sequence DNA contains the following:
- the si:ch1073-303k11.2 gene encoding leucine-rich repeat neuronal protein 4, whose product MQNLSLLLLALLVDFLFAASMNPFATQPPVTKTLIRYITVDDGDYDDEETTKPISKGPKPAGATTTQFTPRECEYDPCVVPKVPCSVIAARTKCYCPGMTGPDELPAAPEIKELKQGAYGLVEVHWCAPQSPVSDYRIITGGHESQIFNNLTRTGTVQGVKVGSRVCVMARNKVGFSTESERSCALFKPKSSQVQMSWVIAGVISLLVLASVLAVVLLWRRRRGQKNGSVDGEGLRNPSYTTNETL is encoded by the coding sequence ATGCAGAACTTATCACTCCTCCTGCTGGCCTTGTTGGTGGACTTCCTGTTCGCCGCCTCTATGAATCCGTTCGCGACTCAGCCTCCGGTCACAAAAACCCTCATCCGCTACATTACTGTAGATGATGGGGACTACGATGACGAAGAAACCACCAAGCCCATTTCAAAGGGTCCTAAACCGGCCGGGGCCACTACCACTCAGTTTACCCCTCGTGAGTGCGAATATGACCCGTGTGTGGTTCCCAAGGTTCCCTGTTCTGTGATTGCTGCCCGAACTAAGTGCTACTGTCCTGGAATGACTGGTCCAGACGAGCTGCCTGCGGCTCCAGAGATCAAAGAGTTGAAACAGGGCGCGTATGGACTGGTGGAGGTCCATTGGTGCGCACCACAATCCCCCGTCTCCGACTACAGAATAATCACAGGAGGCCACGAGTCACAAATTTTCAACAATTTAACCCGTACTGGGACGGTGCAGGGAGTAAAGGTTGGGTCACGAGTTTGTGTCATGGCACGGAATAAAGTTGGATTCAGCACCGAATCAGAAAGATCATGTGCTCTCTTTAAGCCCAAGTCCAGTCAGGTTCAGATGTCATGGGTCATCGCTGGGGTCATCAGCCTTTTGGTACTGGCCTCGGTGTTAGCTGTGGTGTTGCTGTGGAGACGGAGGAGGGGTCAGAAGAACGGGAGCGTCGACGGCGAGGGACTACGAAACCCATCCTACACCACAAACGAAACACTGTGA